Proteins from a genomic interval of Treponema brennaborense DSM 12168:
- a CDS encoding AraC family transcriptional regulator, giving the protein MRSGTEADGDYRLEETGAGFSFIRKTRAKTNPVRHFHDWWEILFIDSGERTFFYGSRTFHIGAGTFLCIRPGTLHRALNPPDEVCSLYNVYFSNADSAPFRLLEPLLEACAAEPVFPLPSAAAELIAAQFAEIGRELREHRLGAVQKSWGLLYGCLADAARAAADYRAGSGAVGRLYPQDDMNKTAARIIDYLNVSFREPVSLQTAAARFGLSECHIARLLRKETRFSFVEYVHSLRVTEACRLLTTTAKNCTEIADACGFGSITQFGRVFRKHTGCAPREYRAARKNGR; this is encoded by the coding sequence ATGCGGAGCGGAACGGAAGCGGACGGGGATTATCGGCTGGAAGAAACGGGGGCCGGATTTTCGTTTATCCGAAAAACACGGGCAAAAACGAATCCGGTGCGGCATTTTCACGATTGGTGGGAGATTCTGTTTATCGATTCGGGCGAACGGACGTTTTTTTACGGAAGCCGGACGTTTCACATCGGTGCGGGTACGTTTCTGTGCATCCGTCCCGGAACGCTGCACCGCGCGCTGAATCCGCCGGACGAGGTGTGCAGTCTGTACAACGTGTACTTTTCCAACGCGGATTCCGCTCCGTTCCGGTTGCTCGAACCGCTGCTGGAAGCGTGCGCGGCGGAACCCGTTTTTCCGCTGCCGTCCGCGGCTGCCGAACTGATTGCGGCGCAGTTTGCGGAAATCGGCCGGGAATTACGGGAGCACCGTCTCGGGGCCGTCCAGAAATCGTGGGGACTGCTGTACGGCTGCCTAGCCGACGCCGCGCGCGCCGCCGCCGATTATCGCGCGGGAAGCGGTGCGGTCGGCCGGCTGTATCCGCAGGACGATATGAACAAAACGGCGGCTCGTATCATCGATTACCTGAACGTTTCGTTCCGCGAGCCCGTGTCGCTGCAAACTGCGGCGGCCCGCTTCGGTTTGAGCGAATGCCACATCGCCCGGTTATTGCGTAAAGAAACCCGTTTTTCCTTCGTGGAGTACGTACACAGTCTGCGCGTAACCGAAGCGTGCCGGCTTTTGACGACTACCGCCAAAAACTGTACCGAAATCGCCGACGCGTGCGGGTTCGGCAGTATCACGCAGTTCGGCAGGGTTTTTCGGAAACATACCGGCTGCGCGCCGCGTGAGTACCGTGCTGCCCGGAAAAACGGGCGGTAG
- the dapA gene encoding 4-hydroxy-tetrahydrodipicolinate synthase: MSKLRGAFTALVTPMFADGSLDYDGFRNLVRYQLDNGITGLLPLGTTGETPTLEAVGEEEKIIDIAVEEVTSYKQKQKRDIPLIVGAGSNNTAEAIRYVQRAKDKGADYALVVTPYYNKPSDEGVFRHFEAVSKIGIPIIVYNIMGRTGKNISTPLLMRIADLPNIAGVKEASGDINQMMEVIAKISRKKSDFCVLSGDDGLTLPLIAAGGDGIISVVSNVAPALISKLTAAALAGDLDTARDIHYRLLPFFKAAFCDGNPTSVKYAMNVKGLPAGGVRLPLVEVSDGAKKTIEAALAECGL, encoded by the coding sequence ATGTCAAAGTTACGCGGCGCGTTTACCGCGCTTGTTACCCCCATGTTCGCCGACGGCTCTCTCGATTATGACGGTTTCCGTAATCTGGTGCGCTATCAGCTTGACAACGGTATCACCGGATTGCTTCCGCTCGGAACGACCGGCGAAACTCCCACGCTTGAAGCGGTCGGTGAAGAAGAAAAAATCATCGATATCGCTGTTGAAGAAGTAACCTCTTATAAACAGAAACAGAAACGTGATATACCGCTGATAGTGGGTGCCGGCAGCAACAATACTGCCGAAGCGATCCGGTACGTGCAGCGCGCGAAAGACAAGGGCGCCGATTACGCGCTCGTCGTTACGCCGTATTACAACAAACCGTCGGACGAGGGCGTTTTCCGGCATTTTGAAGCGGTTTCAAAAATCGGTATTCCGATCATCGTCTACAATATAATGGGGCGGACCGGCAAAAACATTTCGACGCCGCTTTTGATGCGGATTGCGGATCTGCCGAATATTGCCGGCGTCAAGGAAGCGTCGGGCGATATCAATCAGATGATGGAAGTTATCGCCAAAATTTCCCGTAAAAAGAGCGATTTTTGCGTACTTTCCGGAGACGACGGCCTGACGCTGCCATTGATCGCGGCGGGCGGCGACGGTATCATTTCCGTCGTCTCGAACGTGGCTCCGGCGTTGATTTCAAAGTTGACCGCCGCCGCGCTTGCCGGCGACTTGGATACCGCCCGCGATATTCATTACCGGCTGCTGCCGTTTTTTAAAGCGGCGTTCTGCGACGGTAATCCCACGTCCGTCAAATACGCAATGAACGTAAAAGGGCTGCCTGCCGGCGGCGTACGGCTGCCGCTGGTTGAAGTAAGCGACGGCGCAAAAAAAACGATTGAAGCGGCGCTTGCCGAATGCGGATTATAG
- the asd gene encoding aspartate-semialdehyde dehydrogenase codes for MCAHKIAVGVLGATGMVGQRYIYLLKDHPWFEVTYVAASPRSAGKKYREAVESRWLIGSDVPAGVADLVVQDANDAKLALGACKFVFSALEMDKDAIKALEAAYAAEGIPVVSNASANRWTDDVPMLIPEINPHHLSVIAEQKKHRGWDKGFIAVKPNCSLQSYMMPIFALQQAGYPVKRMIVTTLQATSGAGYPGVPSFDMIDNIVPYIGGEEEKTEREVLKILGTVKDGKIENAAGPLVAAHCNRVPVIDGHTACVSLEFDLPENKKPSLEEIERVWTAFTALPQELALPSAPVQPIIVRHEPNRPQPRRDRENDKGMAVTIGRLRTCPVFDIRFVALSHNTKRGAALGGILNAELLKAKGFFDAL; via the coding sequence ATGTGTGCACATAAAATAGCTGTCGGTGTGTTGGGTGCTACCGGAATGGTCGGTCAGCGATATATTTATCTTCTGAAGGATCATCCCTGGTTTGAAGTGACGTACGTTGCCGCCTCTCCGCGTTCTGCCGGAAAAAAATACCGCGAAGCGGTCGAATCCCGCTGGCTTATCGGAAGCGACGTACCCGCCGGCGTTGCGGATTTGGTCGTTCAGGATGCGAACGACGCGAAACTCGCGCTCGGCGCCTGTAAATTCGTTTTCAGCGCGCTCGAAATGGATAAAGACGCGATCAAGGCGCTTGAAGCCGCGTACGCCGCCGAAGGTATTCCCGTCGTGTCGAACGCGAGCGCGAATCGCTGGACGGACGACGTTCCCATGCTGATTCCCGAAATCAATCCGCACCATTTGTCCGTAATCGCCGAACAGAAAAAGCATCGCGGCTGGGACAAAGGTTTTATTGCGGTTAAACCGAACTGTTCGCTCCAGTCGTACATGATGCCGATTTTCGCCTTGCAGCAGGCGGGGTATCCGGTCAAACGCATGATCGTGACGACGCTGCAGGCTACCAGCGGCGCAGGTTATCCGGGGGTTCCCTCGTTCGATATGATCGACAACATCGTGCCGTATATCGGCGGCGAAGAAGAAAAAACCGAGCGCGAAGTGCTCAAAATCCTCGGAACGGTTAAAGACGGTAAAATCGAAAACGCCGCCGGCCCGCTGGTTGCGGCTCACTGTAACCGCGTTCCCGTTATCGACGGACACACGGCGTGCGTAAGCCTTGAATTCGATCTGCCCGAAAATAAAAAGCCGTCTCTTGAAGAAATAGAACGGGTCTGGACGGCGTTTACGGCGCTGCCGCAGGAGCTGGCGCTGCCGTCCGCTCCGGTGCAGCCGATTATCGTCCGCCATGAACCTAATCGGCCGCAGCCCCGGCGCGACCGTGAAAACGATAAAGGCATGGCCGTAACGATCGGCCGCCTGCGCACGTGTCCGGTGTTCGATATCCGTTTCGTCGCGCTCAGTCATAATACGAAGCGCGGCGCCGCGCTCGGTGGTATTTTGAACGCCGAACTGCTGAAAGCGAAAGGGTTTTTCGACGCACTGTAA
- a CDS encoding diaminopimelate decarboxylase, giving the protein MTEKTFPLNHEQLEAAARRFGTPFYIYDERAIRENMRRFTKAFGIFPSFKEYFAVKACPNPYILKILASEGAGADCSSLPELILAEKAGMSGENVMFTSNETPEKEYIYANLKGNVINLDDISHIAYLEKALGALPELLCFRYNPGPLKEGNALIGKPEEAKYGLTREQIFEAYRVCKNKGVKRFGLHTMVASNELNPDYFVETAELLFTLAAELKRKEGVRIEFVDLGGGIGIPYRPGQKAVDYEYVAQRIRAAYDEIIVPAGLDPLAVAWECGRPITGPYGWLVTRALHEKHIYRDYVGVDASMADLMRPGMYGAYHEVTVSGKENAARDRVYDVVGSLCENCDKFAVQRELPEIVPGDLLIIHDAGAHGRAMGFNYNAKLRCGELLLRTDGSIVQIRRNETVDDYFATLDFAGLGAFTV; this is encoded by the coding sequence ATGACGGAAAAGACGTTTCCGCTGAATCACGAACAATTGGAAGCCGCCGCGCGGCGTTTCGGTACGCCGTTTTACATCTACGACGAGCGTGCCATCCGTGAAAACATGCGCCGGTTTACGAAAGCATTCGGTATTTTTCCTTCTTTTAAGGAATATTTTGCGGTGAAGGCGTGTCCGAATCCGTATATATTGAAGATTTTGGCAAGTGAAGGCGCCGGTGCGGATTGTTCCAGTCTGCCCGAACTGATTCTGGCTGAAAAAGCCGGAATGTCAGGTGAAAACGTCATGTTTACGTCGAACGAAACGCCTGAAAAAGAATATATTTACGCGAATCTGAAAGGAAACGTCATCAATTTGGACGATATTTCCCATATTGCTTACTTGGAAAAAGCGCTGGGCGCGCTGCCCGAACTGCTGTGCTTCCGGTACAATCCGGGGCCGCTGAAAGAAGGCAACGCGCTTATCGGCAAACCCGAAGAAGCAAAATACGGTCTGACGCGCGAACAGATTTTTGAAGCGTACCGCGTCTGCAAAAACAAGGGCGTTAAACGGTTCGGCCTGCACACGATGGTCGCGTCGAACGAGCTGAATCCCGATTATTTCGTTGAAACGGCGGAACTGCTGTTTACGCTCGCGGCGGAACTGAAACGGAAAGAAGGCGTCCGCATCGAGTTCGTCGATTTGGGCGGAGGAATCGGTATTCCGTACCGGCCCGGACAGAAAGCGGTCGATTACGAATACGTCGCGCAGCGTATCCGCGCTGCGTACGACGAAATCATCGTTCCGGCGGGGCTTGATCCGCTGGCCGTCGCGTGGGAATGCGGCCGCCCGATAACCGGGCCGTACGGCTGGCTGGTAACGCGCGCGCTGCATGAAAAACACATTTACCGCGACTACGTCGGCGTCGACGCGAGTATGGCCGACTTGATGCGTCCGGGTATGTACGGCGCGTACCACGAAGTAACCGTCAGCGGCAAGGAAAACGCCGCGCGCGACCGTGTGTACGACGTCGTCGGTTCCCTGTGCGAAAACTGCGATAAATTCGCCGTACAGCGCGAATTGCCCGAAATCGTTCCCGGCGATCTGCTGATCATTCACGACGCCGGTGCGCACGGCCGCGCGATGGGCTTCAACTACAACGCGAAACTGCGCTGCGGCGAACTGCTGCTGCGAACCGACGGTTCGATCGTCCAAATCCGCCGCAACGAAACGGTGGACGATTATTTTGCAACGCTCGACTTTGCGGGGCTCGGCGCTTTTACGGTCTGA
- the nudC gene encoding NAD(+) diphosphatase — MTTQENQNGYTFIFRGNHILVADTNELILPDADAGQKCLEYQLASDWFSEPDYQYTALLLEDSAPEPAGYVWAPLRALFAEQHPASACASRALGLLNWRTKARFCSKCGGPLHDDPAETARTCILCGRTYFPSLSPAMIVLVSKDDKILLARHKQRNTDIFTCLAGYVEHGENLEQCVAREVREEAGIKIANITYVASQSWPFPDQLMLAFTADWKSGELVPEASEIQELCWFSRDKLPSIPKKGSVAYKLIMNEFKNAPLF, encoded by the coding sequence ATGACAACGCAGGAGAATCAAAACGGCTACACGTTTATTTTCAGAGGGAATCACATCCTGGTTGCTGATACAAACGAACTGATTTTGCCCGACGCAGATGCCGGTCAAAAGTGTCTTGAATATCAGCTGGCTTCAGACTGGTTTTCTGAACCGGATTATCAATATACCGCATTGCTTTTGGAAGATTCGGCACCGGAACCGGCCGGATACGTATGGGCGCCGCTGCGTGCTTTATTTGCCGAACAGCACCCGGCTTCCGCTTGTGCGAGCCGGGCACTCGGACTGCTTAATTGGCGTACGAAAGCCCGTTTCTGCAGCAAATGCGGCGGACCGCTGCACGACGATCCGGCCGAGACCGCGCGGACGTGCATACTATGCGGCAGAACGTATTTTCCGTCCCTATCGCCTGCAATGATCGTACTGGTGAGCAAGGACGATAAAATACTGCTTGCGCGCCACAAGCAGCGCAATACCGATATTTTTACCTGTCTGGCAGGCTACGTGGAACACGGTGAAAATCTTGAACAGTGCGTCGCGCGCGAAGTCCGGGAAGAAGCGGGCATCAAAATCGCCAACATCACCTACGTCGCGAGCCAGAGCTGGCCGTTTCCCGATCAGCTGATGCTCGCGTTTACCGCAGACTGGAAAAGCGGCGAACTCGTTCCCGAAGCGAGTGAAATTCAGGAACTGTGCTGGTTTTCGCGGGACAAGCTTCCGTCTATCCCGAAAAAAGGTTCCGTTGCATATAAATTGATTATGAACGAGTTTAAGAATGCGCCGCTTTTTTAA
- the purE gene encoding 5-(carboxyamino)imidazole ribonucleotide mutase: MKAAIFFGSKSDTDTMKKAAAVLRDFGVEYSAYVLSAHRSGDLLKRTVSQVEADGTEVIIAGAGLAAHLPGVIASMTVLPVIGVPLECVTPGSNGFAGMDALLSIVQMPKQIPVATVGVNNAANAAYLAVEILAVKYPELRAKLADFRTKLAHDAAENGGLGVTL; the protein is encoded by the coding sequence ATGAAAGCTGCCATTTTTTTCGGATCAAAATCAGACACAGATACTATGAAAAAAGCCGCTGCGGTGCTGCGCGATTTCGGCGTGGAGTATTCGGCGTACGTATTGTCCGCGCACCGTTCCGGCGATTTGCTGAAACGGACGGTTTCGCAGGTTGAAGCGGACGGAACCGAAGTTATCATCGCGGGAGCGGGACTTGCCGCGCATCTTCCCGGCGTTATCGCGTCTATGACGGTGCTGCCGGTTATCGGCGTACCGCTCGAATGCGTTACGCCCGGCTCGAACGGATTTGCCGGAATGGACGCGCTGCTTTCCATCGTACAGATGCCCAAGCAGATTCCCGTCGCGACGGTGGGCGTTAATAACGCGGCGAACGCAGCCTACCTTGCGGTAGAAATTCTTGCGGTGAAATATCCCGAACTTCGCGCGAAGCTTGCGGATTTCCGTACAAAACTTGCACATGATGCCGCCGAGAACGGCGGCTTAGGAGTAACGTTATGA
- the purC gene encoding phosphoribosylaminoimidazolesuccinocarboxamide synthase: MSIEVNGIVKQDQLYEGKAKKVFATNDPDLVIMEYKDSATAFNGEKKGTIDEKGVLNNTIAAALFEMLNAKGIPTHFITKLNDREVLCKKVSIVPLEVIVRNVAAGSFSKRLGVPEGSALKTTVFEISYKDDALGDPLINDYHAVAIGAATWDELKVIYDLTAKINDILKAFFLSCGVKLIDFKLEFGKDSKGTIILADEISPDTCRFWDAKTNEKLDKDRFRRDLGNVKEAYVEMLNRITGKK; this comes from the coding sequence ATGAGTATTGAAGTGAACGGCATTGTCAAACAGGACCAGTTGTATGAAGGCAAAGCGAAAAAAGTCTTCGCTACGAACGATCCCGATCTGGTCATTATGGAATACAAGGATTCCGCGACGGCTTTTAACGGTGAAAAAAAAGGCACCATCGACGAAAAAGGCGTGCTGAATAATACGATTGCGGCGGCTCTTTTTGAAATGCTCAACGCGAAAGGAATTCCCACACATTTTATTACGAAACTGAACGATCGCGAAGTTTTGTGCAAAAAGGTGAGCATTGTTCCGCTTGAAGTTATCGTACGCAACGTCGCCGCGGGTTCTTTCAGCAAAAGACTCGGCGTACCCGAAGGTTCCGCGCTCAAAACGACCGTTTTTGAAATTTCCTATAAGGACGATGCGCTCGGTGATCCGCTGATCAACGATTATCACGCCGTCGCGATAGGAGCGGCGACCTGGGACGAACTGAAAGTCATTTACGATTTGACCGCCAAAATCAACGACATACTGAAAGCGTTCTTTTTGAGCTGCGGTGTAAAGCTGATCGATTTCAAACTGGAATTCGGCAAAGATTCAAAAGGAACCATTATTCTTGCCGATGAAATTTCGCCCGATACCTGTCGGTTCTGGGATGCAAAAACGAACGAAAAACTGGACAAAGACCGCTTCCGCCGTGATCTGGGAAACGTCAAAGAAGCGTACGTTGAAATGCTGAACCGTATTACCGGAAAAAAATAA